One Setaria italica strain Yugu1 chromosome II, Setaria_italica_v2.0, whole genome shotgun sequence DNA segment encodes these proteins:
- the LOC101776810 gene encoding zinc finger MYM-type protein 1-like gives MKRKGSAATDLRIFMARAAAKKRQPEPENVNQSCNESQMQVVLFQGQSGSETSTVPPEHVRSNQPPNDGTTGIGESIPVEEDDSSDEDKNDYGIEHDPGLRVPISSYDVNDQDSVRRAYIALGPCQPKMKRDAFPQHDCGGMRRFQHKWFAEFKWIEYSVDKDAAFCFVCYLFKDSCKFPGGDVFVVEGFRNWNMKRRIHRHVGAIDSAHSEAEEKYRLFTRPKASIRESVASNTSQFKAKYLAGLTWSLKCIRFLLRQGLAFRGHDETKDSLNKGNFRELLAWLAGNFEEVNLVVLENAPQNCQMIDHKIQKQLIDACAHETTKFIIDELGDECFAILADESSDAYLLEQLALCLRFVNKKGEPVEWFLGLVQVEDTTSLTLKEAIQSLLLKYQLPLSKGCLVKRSVCFALLKLNT, from the exons atgaagaggaagggtagTGCCGCTACTGATTTGAGGATTTTCATGGCAAGGGCTGCTGCAAAGAAGAGACAACCTGAACCGGAGAATGTTAATCAATCTTGCAATGAAAGTCAAATGCAAGTAGTGTTATTCCAAGGACAAAGTGGTAGTGAAACAAGCACGGTACCACCTGAACATGTGAGATCTAATCAGCCACCAAATGACGGTACAACAGGAATTGGTGAATCCATACCCGTGGAAGAAgatgattctagtgatgaagacAAGAATGATTATGGCATTGAGCATGATCCTGGATTGAGAGTTCCGATCTCAAGCTATGATGTCAATGACCAAGATTCAGTTAGAAGGGCATACATTGCATTGGGGCCATGTCaaccaaagatgaagagggatgcTTTTCCGCAACATGATTGTGGAGGTATGCGCCGCTTCCAACATAAGTGGTTTGCTGAATTTAAGTGGATTGAGTACAGTGTGGATAAAGATGCtgcattttgctttgtttgctaTTTGTTCAAAGATAGCTGCAAATTTCCTGGTGGAGATGTTTTTGTTGTTgaagggtttagaaattggaatatgAAAAGGAGAATTCATAGGCATGTTGGTGCTATCGATAGTGCTCAtagtgaagctgaagagaaATATAGATTGTTCACGAGACCTAAGGCATCAATCCGTGAATCTGTTGCATCAAACACTTCACAATTCAAGGCTAAGTATCTGGCTGGCTTGACATGGTCACTTAAGTGCATAAGATTTCTGTTGCGTCAAGGGTTGGCTTTTAGGGGTCATGATGAAACAAAGGATTCACTCAACAAGGGGAATTTTCGGGAACTTTTAGCATGGCTAGCAGGAAACTTTGAAGAggttaatctggtggtactagAGAATGCACCACAAAACTGTCAGATGATAGATCACAAGATCCAGAAACAACTCATTGATGCTTGTgctcatgaaacaaccaaatttATCATAGACGAACTTGGTGATGAGTGTTTTGCAATTCTTGCTGATGAGTCAAGTGATGCATACCTATTGGAACAATTGGCTCTTTGTTTACGTTTTGTCAataaaaaaggagaaccagtTGAGTGGTTTCTAGGTCTTGTCCAAGTTGAAGATACTACATCATTGACTCTTAAAGAAGCAATTCAGTCCTTGCTTCTGAAATATCAATTGCCCCTATCCAAG GGATGTCTTGTAAAAAGATCCGTATGCTTCGCATTGCTCAAGCTGAATACATGA